Below is a genomic region from Nocardioides panacis.
TCTGGGCGGCGAACTCCTCGTCCGTCAGGGTCCCGTCGGCGTGCAGCTCGCCGAGCTGCTTGAGCAGCGCCAGCTGGTCGGCGGCCGACGGCGCGGCGGCCTGGGCCGGGGCAGCGGGGGCGGGCGCCGGTGGCGGGGCGGCCTCGGCCGCGGCCTGGGCGTCCTGCTGGGCCCAGCGGTTGCCCTGCCGGCGGGACACCCGGTTGGAGACGGCGGTGGCGGTGCCGGCGATCGCGGCGGTGCGGGCTACCCCGCGGAGAAGTCCCATGATCTGCTCCTTCGGCTGGACGGGACGGTCGGGCTGGACGGGACGGGAGAGGGGGTGCGTTGGCGGGGCACGACGACGTCGGGCCGCGCCGGGGACTTCTCGAACACCAGGATCCCGGCCGAGCTGCCGACGTCGATGTGCGTGGCCGCCTCGGCGATCTCGGCCTCGCCGAGGTGTCCGGTGCGCGCGAGCAGCAGCGCCGACAGGTCGGGGTCGACGCTGACGCCGTCACCGCCGGCGGCCAGGGAGGTCACGTCGACGATGCTGATCGAGGAGTCCGGCCCCTTGCGGATGAACACGAGGTCGAGCACCCGCCCGACGCCGACCTCCATGATGTCGGCCAGCAGGGCGAGTCCCGGGCCCCGCATCATGTCGCCCGGGAACTCCATCACCAGGTAGTCGACCCGGGCGAGGTCCTCGTCGTCTGTCATGGCCCAACCCGCTCTCCCGCGCGGCCGGGGCACACCCCGCCCGGAGGGCGAGGAGGGGCCGCGCGTGCCGTCGACGGTAGGAGCGAAGCCGGTCCGCGGCGTCA
It encodes:
- a CDS encoding DUF6325 family protein, whose product is MTDDEDLARVDYLVMEFPGDMMRGPGLALLADIMEVGVGRVLDLVFIRKGPDSSISIVDVTSLAAGGDGVSVDPDLSALLLARTGHLGEAEIAEAATHIDVGSSAGILVFEKSPARPDVVVPRQRTPSPVPSSPTVPSSRRSRSWDFSAG
- a CDS encoding SHOCT domain-containing protein, whose translation is MGLLRGVARTAAIAGTATAVSNRVSRRQGNRWAQQDAQAAAEAAPPPAPAPAAPAQAAAPSAADQLALLKQLGELHADGTLTDEEFAAQKAKIIG